The Labeo rohita strain BAU-BD-2019 chromosome 22, IGBB_LRoh.1.0, whole genome shotgun sequence genomic sequence CTCACATGACAGTAGCGTCTCACCTTCAGAACTTCTGTTTTACTCAATTAGTTACGTAGGAAGGAAGAAGCGATTTGGCTTACCGCTCTGGGAACTCAGAATGTAGTGACGTTCTTAAAGCGAAAGTGCgtctaaaaaaaacagaactttttttttttttttgagtgcactTTCCCTTTAAGAAGATATGTTAGTCATATGAAAGACTTACTGTTAAATTGACTGACCTGCTAAAATTGTCAACCTGTTTatttgcagtgttattttagtccaggggtgcccaaactcggtcctggacgGCCGGTGTCccgcagagtttagctccaacttgcctcaacacatgTGCCtgaaagtttctagtatgcctattaagagcttgattagctggttcaggtgcgtcttattggggttggagctgaactctgcaggacaccagccctccaggactgagtttgggcacccctggataatttttatacttttttcatattgatttgaacattttagtaattttgtagcatctttgtcatttttattagtttttttttagtacactAAGCTAAACTgactaaaaatgacatttttcattttaagggaacgttgctttattttattttagaatgtttttagattttatatcaatattttagTTGGTTTTGAGTTTTAGTTACCTATAATAACCCTGGCTGGAAATATGTTGTTGGTTGTGTGTGAAGTTGCAGAACAGCATTTCTTCACAGGGTGGATTGTTTAATTTTCAGGCAACATGAAGGGTATTCTTTAGTATTGTTAGTTTTTGGTTTATAATTGCGACGTAATCTACAGGGCAGGGTGGCCAATTTAATACCAGTAtttgcagttgaggtcaaaagtttacatacattttgcagaaatattttaccaaaataacaggtacataaatacatctttttttttttaatgtagtactgacctgaataagatatttcacacaaagacatttacatataatccacaagagaatataatagttgaatttaaaaaaaaaatgaccccgttaaaaagtttacatacacttgattcttagtgctgtgttgttacctgaatgaggttttgtattgttttgtatagtgatagttgttcatgagtcccttgtttgtccaaaacagttaaactgcctgttcttcagaaaaacatgAAACTCCCTTTCAAACAgtgactgtttgattttgagatccatcttttttacactgaggacaattgaggggctcttatgcaactattacagaaggttaaaacgcTTATTGATGCTTCAGATGGAAACTTGGTGCATTAAGtgctgggggtgtaaacttttgaacagaagatatgtacatttttctttttttgcataatatgattttttttttttaatgtagtactgccctttagaagctacagaagatacctaTGTGTTtccaagaagacaaaataagataaaattaccgtgatctttaaattccaaaagttttcaccccccggctcttaatgcaccatgtgaacttttgaacaaggtcatttttataaattcattattttctcttgtggactatatgtaaactaattaagactatatgtaaactaacttgtggactatatgtaattatctaattaagataatacattgaaataatattttacagctatttgcaatatcaagcatcAAAACGAGCTAGCTGGCTAAAAATAGCTGGCCAAGGAtaagactggaagccagaccatGAAATGTACAATTGGCTGCACCCACTCCAATGGGAAAATTAAGGTGGATAATAATCTTATCATTAACTCAAATCATAAACTGAAAGAAAGTctagtgcatttaaaatgtggCAGTCTAACTGCGAAAGAGGAAGTACAGCTGTGATTGTGATTGCAGATGTTATCAGGCTGCACTTCCATATTCTTTGTAAAAACCAAAAAGTgtgtaaacacacaaacaaacaaacacacaaactacTGGTCcaaatgttagaaaaattaaggtatagttttgatcacagggaaaaaaaatactttttaaaatatattaaatgaacaGTTATTATAATTGTAAAAGGCTTCTTGCAGAAACTCATTATTTATGTTCATTTGCCTTTGGTTCTTTCTACAGCtgtagcaacaacaacaacgacagTCGTAACCACACAGTACCCTCAGCAGCCTGTCGTTCAGGGAGGTCAGTACCCACCGTACCAGCCTATGCCAACCCAGCCCGGGTACGGCAGTGCACCAGCTTATGGAGGACAACCTATGCCAACGGGACCATATCAGGGCCAGCCATATGCAGCGGGACCACCACCCCCATATCAGGAGGCTGGTAAGATAATACAACCTTGCATAACAGAAAGTCCAGTCAGCTGGGCGATATAGGCTATACAAACATTCATGATGATGATATTGCTGGTAAATGCTGTCAATGTGGAACTTTTAATGCTCTTTTTGTTTGGCAATTATGTAGTTTTGCAGTCCGTGCTTGTCTCATGACTCGCAGGTCATGGGTATGACAGCGTTATGACACAGATGGTTCATTTCTGTAATTCATTTCAGTGAATCAATTGCCACTGAAAAATGTTGCTTGTGGCACTTTTATCAAAGGGAACCcagggtattaagacttgtatggcttaatataatttaaattatgtctactgaaatatgtagtagaaaacctatgaaagatttacgttaataaaaaatctatttcagacaatagggggtgccattatttttgATGATGTTGCACTCTGTGAGATACTGGCACTActtgctgttgctgtttttaccaCAACTCGGAAGATAAAATACTGGTATGATGACCACAGTTACTGAAAGAGCTAGAGGTGgcaatggatataagcgtaggcttaaactaAATGCTGTACCATCGAATTTTCCGCACAAGGTGTCTAAACGCTGccagatatcgagtgaaatccacgcTGAGAAACTCGTTCAGTGGCcgcggcgtcatgacaagcgtcagcatgtttacatcctgccaggatggcatctagtgtttcttgtctctgccgtgtgtaagctctttcagtagctgtggtctactaaaagcatTAAAGGCATCAGGGCCAAAATGGAGATAACAAAgatgcaggtctttaggaagttttattcatccacaagcatcttcccattcttttctcctcttcttattgcAAGGAAtacagtgaagacttacatcgcttctcttgttgcccttcgactgaaaattacaactaaaagccgcacaatgtggcatagaatcagttttttattttttaaagatgtcttgtggtaaaaatagcaacagatagcgccagtagctcaccgcgTGCTACCATGTGACGtaatcgaaataatggcgccctcTATagtaaataacgtaaatcttttcTACTACACATTTCAGTAAGATGTCATTTATGTGATGTTaggccatacaagtcttaatacccggggttTCCTTTAAAGTtccttttcatatttttgtgaaactcagatattttcaagaatagaaagctcaaaagaacagcatttttttttaaataatacaaatcttttgtaacattttaagtcTACAAcggtgttttagtgccacatttaaaaaaaaaaaaaaaaattctaaaattacaaaagtcagaatgtttcgagaatacAGTCGGAATACAGTCTGAATGTTACGAGAATACAGTCAGAATGTTTCGAGAATGAAGTTTGAATTACAGTCGGAATGTTTCAAGAATACAATtggaatgtttcgagaatacAGTCGGAATTACAGTCTGAATGTTtcagaaaatacatttgaaatgttttgagaattaaaTAGTAGCAAATagagttataatattttgaaagtatAGCCTGTGCATGCAATTTGCCTGGATAGGGAGCATAAGGACAAGTTGCCAGGccaacagaatttatttaaatatattggaTTATGAGCCAAAATCATACCATGTGTCATACTCAcagggacagtatgcttggaaataatatttcacgtctTCAGTTGCATTCATTAGGCCTATTTGTAGAGCGCCAGCCActcaataatagcaataagctttgtgctcttggtactttaaatataaagcaaagtctcagctttcaaaatctgtcagttttatagtgaaatacaaacaatgtgtctttcagtaatgtttttcacactctttaatgtggcgggacagatcgctgtattcatgtgaatcagtcatcttttggattacaatgagacatttgtttaatcaaattatactgttttctttgtgaaaattccaccacctactccagttttatcatgaaatacaaattataaatgtgtttttcctctttatttcaagtttacagCAATATATAAACATGAAGGAACATCAAAAGGAATGGGGGGGGGGGAGTATAGCCTAATTAATGAAACGAATGTCAGAAATCAGAAAGATGACTGATTCACACGCCGCTTAAACTGGGGCGAATTCAGCAATAtgtcacaccacattaaagagagtgaaaaaaaaacattatcataTTAgacatatttctgtattttggaaTATCTCCCGGTGCTCCCAATCCGTGCCATTTGTATGCACAATAGActagaatatactctcaaaatattaaaactttaatctcataattgctacaaattaattctcataattttaactttattctcgaaacatttaaactttattctcggaatttcaactttattctttattcttttataactttattcaactttatataaaattaatgtggcactaaaatgccGTTGTATaagtctttaccatcacttaTGATCAATTTAGTGCAGCCttgttaaataattgtattcatttcttaaaacccaaacttttgaacggtagcaTTAAAATATCAAGCCTGAGTTAGGGTTCAATTTGCTTGCTATAAAATTGCTTGGTTTTCACCTGAAAGTTTTGCTCTagattaaaatcgagaaaaGGGCAAGTGTTGGATAGAGGTTTCACTGACTCAAAGTGAAGCTGTAATTCTGCATGTGTTTCCAGGAGGCCCAGGATATCCTGTTCCCTACAGCCAGGCTGCATATGACGGCGGGCGGGCTGCGTACCCCATGCAACCACCAGTTCAGCCCGGATTCGCTCAACCGCCCCCACCAACAGACTACAGCTCGACTCAACCGGCTTACAACCCCGCTTACGTGGAGCCACCAAAGACCGGCTACTAAACCACAACCTGAATTGTTGATGGTTACGTAGTTTTATCCTACAATTGCGCAATGTACATCTACTGTGGACAGCATCCTCCAATCGGGTCGGGAATGATCGGTGTTTGTATTGTCGCTTTAAAGTCTTTGCGTGTGCCAGCATCGTTTTTCTTTAcacttaattttatatatataaatatatttttatctacTCCAGCCATTGTGTGACTCCAAGCCATATAATGTTTTCGTTTTGTTTATCTCCACTAAGCAAAAGGGAATATGCTTTTCCAGCCTCAGAACTGACATGTTTTGTCTTGAAATGCCGCTAGACGCCTTAAAACCCGCCAGCTTTATTTCATCCTGGGAATTTGCACAAAACGTCGACACTTTATCAGTTGGTGCATTGGAACGACGCCAGCATGCTGTTTAGGTGTTTTTACGACTTGCGTAGCATtcaagtttatgcatttgtgAATGTTTGTAACTGTTCTCGTGCACAGAGATCTAGAAAATGCCTTATTTAATACATCTTATGCAGCAGATTACACATGGACACCTTAAACACAATGTTCCCACCATGTGTTTGGATAAACTGATGGAATTTGGGTTTTAGAAATCCCACGTTTATGAAGGAGGCGTCAGCATGTTTTATTTCCCTTGTGAACTCTTTCCTTGGGGGTCTGAAAAGTATTTGAATATCGCTGTGTGAGGAAGAATGGGCATAATTCGGTCCTGACTGGAAGCCAAATGACTTTAATTAATGTGAAACACTCATTTTGAAACAATAGAAGTCACTCAAGTTCAGAAAGAGGGTGAAATTGTAAGGTGTTTGTTTGAGTTCTTTGTTTGGTTCTCTGGAAAATGCTGCGACACGCTCGTATGTGTTAAGTCATATGTTTTCAATCCCTCTCTCTGTACAATCTTCCACAGATTTCTGGGTGTGTCAGGTTACATTTTTGAGATGTTCTTGGTTTATTAACTGTATTGTGTGTTAAAACTGATCAGTGTTTtatgttcaaatgtttatatattcaaGCATCTCCATGTTTGCAACCGCAAATAAAAAGATATTGTGCTGGAACCACTGTTAAAGTCAAATTATGTGACTATAAACATTTAGTCAGACTGTTCATTTGTTCAAAGTCCTTCACCTACATAGATAAATGAAGTTAAATTTTGAACAGGAAGTGAGCTTACTGATATGTTGTTGACTAATTCTCATCAAATTAGCATACGCTACAAGATAGGTCGTAATAGGAAAGTACATACCACTCCATGTAGCTTCTTGATACCACAGACTTCTTATCACAAACTTTGTGAACTCACGACCTTATTTTAGTACACAGCTCTCTTAATTAGTTCATTCAGCTGTGAAATATTTACTAATATTCGTCGACAGCAACGCCGTTAATCAGTCCCCTCAGTGAAACCAGCGCTACTTTCACGTTTTTCATATCACTCCGCGGACTCGCGTTATCCTTTACATACAATTTGGCGCCATTTTGCGTCTTCGTTATTTACTGTAGTGTAACTTACCTCAGATGACTTTAGAgttattactgtaatatttttgtaatattcgTCTCGTTATGCCTATTGTTTCgtacattataattttttttttgctttttgcttcAGGATAATATACagatgaaattataaaaatatatattttaaaaaccccTTATAAAAAACCCTTACGgaaattaaccatgttttttttatagtaaaagtgtaaccgTGGTTTTTGGCGATTACCATTTGTACAACCGCAgttctacaaataccatggttaaactatggttagtgtagcaaaaccatggttatttGGTTGCCATGGGTAAACTATATTAACCATGGAAATCAGAATTACATGTCTgtgtaactttatttattttattttatcttgagTGAGTGCCCTTACAAAAATGAcctatggttttattatagtaaaagtatagtaaccatgttttttttttggttttttttggcGCTTTGATTGCCATTTGTATAatcatagttttactacaaataccatggttaaactatggatagtgtagcaaaaccatggttaattttcgtaagggtagcCACGTAAATAAATAGCATAATGAACAGTAAGTCATTCTTGagtattccttttcacacagcATCAATCCacacaattattaataaacCTGGTCAAATATTACTCTATTTACAGCACATTCTGTTGAAACATCTATATAGTAATTCACTTACACTGGAGGTCTATAAACACAAAAAGAATGGAAATGCCACAGGTGACAGAATTAATTCTTTAATTCGGATCACTGGTGCTCAGTCtttaaaacaatgacaaaatttgaagACACAAGACAAACAATGTTTCTGAGGGGACAAATGCAAGATATACACTAAACGCATTGCTCATTACAAAACTTGACTTTATGTTTGATCATTATGACCCCGTTTCAATATCCATGTCTTCAACGTACTCCGTTTCAGATCTGCAGATCTCCTCCAGAGCCATTTCTGCaacaatataatacattttaatacaccGCAATAGACTAATTTTAAGacaaatatgttaaatgtgCTCTATCATGATCAAAATGACGTTGGCATCAATTACTATAATCAATTGTAGAGACACGAAACCCACCTTCGCTCTCGGACAGATCTGGGACCAGACGGAACGTGTCTCTGATGGCGGGAATGACCTGATCGTACATGTGCAGGACGTCCAGACAGTGTTCAGAAAAAGACAAGTCCTTCAATAGTAGCCAGTGGAGTAACATCACAGCTTCTCGCAGCACCTGCAAACCAGGACTAGTCCAGCTCCGATTACCCACTGTTTGACTTCCTCTGCCTTTTGTTTTCAGCCATTGTCTGTGCAAAACCACAACAACTGTCCGCACCACCTGAGgaggaaaatgtaaaaacaatgatcGTTTCCCATTGTGTTTCTGTAGACATAAGTAGACAGTGTAGACAGTGTTTTTAATGGCATCAAACCTCATTAATACACTGGCAGGATGATTCACACAAAGCCGTCCATGTTCCTGTCTTCTGTGTGAACAGTTTGGTTAATAACTGGATGACCTGTTTACAAAGGAATCagattttattactgtttttatgtatgtaatacatttcaaattaaatattacaagatAATCACCTCAAGTTCTAAACGACTCCACACATCCTCAGAAGCGGATTTATCCGGTCTAGATGTGACGTACTGGAATGTTTTGAGAAAAGGACATGGATCTGGGGGAAGAGCGAGGGATTGTGTTAAATCGCGCCAACAGAAGACATTTGATGTAGCACTGAAGGACACTTACATTCATGTGAGCAGAGTTTAGTGGCCATGTCTTCATTATAGATGATAAACGACAGAAATCTCACAGACAGATGGACTATTCGGTAGGACGTCTCCAAAGTCAGACATTTAGACAACACTTGACTGGACATCACCACCTGGAGTCtacaaatgaaaaatgagacaccagtttaattattactatcattattattatttactaaaaaagaaacaaatacaaataaattacaataataataataataataataataataataataataacaacaacaacaacatttttaaaagagaatAAAACACTGTCTTTGATTGAAATGGAATACTAACTACTGTACTACATAGTATATACTAGCTCTCCCTCCAGAGATAACATCTGCTGGTCTCATACGGCATCAAGGATGTCTAATTTCTGAAGTAATCATCATAAAATGAACTGTTATTCCATGTGAGGCATAAATTACTGtgatttctttcttactttGGCATGTAATGGTTATTTTTCTGGAATAAGGCAGCCTTAATGACTTATGCAGCTGACAAATGCATtcttcagacagacagacagatatataaaCAGAcaggcatagatagatagatagatagatagatagatagatagatggacggatggacggatggacagagagatagacagacagatggacagacagagatagacagatgagCAGAcggacaggcagacagacagagagaaagatagacagacagacagataaatagatagacagccAGCCGaacagatagataaacagacagacagatggacagacagatggacagataaatagattgatggacagacagataaatagatggacagaccagagagaaataaacagatagacagatagatagacagacacagacagacggacagatggacTGACAGATAAATAGAAGGACGGACAGagagataaacagatagatagacagacagacagacggacagatagatggatagatgaaaaGACAGACAGGTAGGCAGACAGcctagataaatagacagacagacagagagaaatatagatagacagacagccagacagacagacagacagtcggacggacggacagacagatagacaaatagatagacagatggacagacagacggatggacagacaaacagataaatagacagacagccggacagacagatggacagatagagggaaagacagacagacaggtaggaAGACagctggacagacagacagatggatagacagacagatagataaataaatagagagacggacagacagataaatagatagatagcggacagacagatagagggaaagacagacagacaggtaggcAGACagctggacagacagacagataaatggataggcagacaaatagatagacagatggataaacagacagacatgcggacagataaatagatggacagatggacagacagacagacagataaatagatggacggacagacagataaatagatggacAGACCAAAGAGAGATAAACAGATaggcagatagacagatagatagatagatagacagacagacacagacagacagatggactgacagataaatagatggacggacagagagataaacagatagatagacagacagacaggtaggcAGACAGcctagataaatagacagacagagagaaatatagatagacagacagccgggcagacagacagacagacaggcagacagacagacggacagacggacggacagacagacggacagacggacagatagatagatagacaaatagatggacagatggacagacagacagacagacaaatagatagacagacggacagacagacggatggacagacaaacagataaatagacagacagccggacaga encodes the following:
- the LOC127153665 gene encoding protein shisa-5 — encoded protein: MASTVPVLLLLSAVLFTATFADDDCKTYISSTGVLKPSIDCRFLQFCCGTCDNRYCCSNPVMRLSEDEQDDCFFNNDKSLIVGVTIAAAVVFIVIFIICCVCPCCCIYKMCRKPRPVATTTTTVVTTQYPQQPVVQGGQYPPYQPMPTQPGYGSAPAYGGQPMPTGPYQGQPYAAGPPPPYQEAGGPGYPVPYSQAAYDGGRAAYPMQPPVQPGFAQPPPPTDYSSTQPAYNPAYVEPPKTGY